In the Malania oleifera isolate guangnan ecotype guangnan chromosome 1, ASM2987363v1, whole genome shotgun sequence genome, one interval contains:
- the LOC131146152 gene encoding uncharacterized protein LOC131146152: MTEPGFLPRERLFKQQQHYQSIKKYTHLKGPYDRITSVAIPLALAAASGALIIRGIYNMSHGIGKRE; this comes from the exons ATGACAGAGCCAGGATTTTTACCTAGGGAGAGGCTTTTTAAGCAGCAGCAGCATTATCAGAGCATTAAAAAATACACTCATCTGAAAGGGCCATATGATAGGATTACCTCTGTTGCAATTCCCCTTGCCTTAGCAGCTGCTTCTGGGGCTCTCATT atACGCGGGATCTATAATATGTCTCATGGAATTGGGAAAAGAGAATGA